TTTTTTAGTAATATCTTTAGCGATTTTTAATTTATTTTGGTTATTTTGCAATTCAAAATACAAATTGCTCAAATCAATAGAGCTCACTTCACAGATCGCATCTCCAGCTTTCACCTGCTCGCCCTCTCTTTTATAAACCGCGACCACAGACGCATCAAAACTCAAGCTCTGCACCACAGAGCTTTTACTATCAAAATCAATATAAGCGTTAAAAGGAAGCCCTTTACTAAAAATTTCTTTATCTAATTTAACAACCTTTAACCCCATGGGTTGCAGGTTTTTTTCTTCTAAAACAATTTCTGGATACTCTTTAGCCTCCAAAGAAACACCTATTGAAAAAACGCCCATTAACATAAGCCACAATAATGCCCGCTTCAATGCAATTCTCCTAGTCTGGTCAAGCTCTCCCCTAAAGTCTCTTCTAAAAGCGCGCTAATATCAATGTATTCAATCTTAGCTTCCGCTAGAGTGATGAGAGCGTCCATGTAAGAATTTTGATAAATCAAGTATTCAAAAAGTCCGATTTTTTGGGATTCATAAGCGATGCGCCCCATTTCCATCAAACGCTTCTTATTGGCAATGGCTTCTTTTTGGGTTTCAATGTATGCTTCTTTAGTTTTGAGCTGGTTTAAGTAGGAGTTGGCGTTGATTCTAATGTTTCGTTTCATCACTTCATTTTGCGCGAGCGTCCCGCTTTGCAAATCCAAGAATTTACGCTTTTGATAGATATTTTTAGGCGTTACCGGTAAAGGGATACGCACTTCCACAGAAAGATTGGTAGAAGAGTTATAGCTTTCAGCGCCAATCCCGAACTCAAATTCATTAAACACGCCCCTAGTCGCTAACTTCGCATTCACCTGATAATCTTTAGCTGTCAAATCCAAAATATCCACATACAACGAGCGATCCAATTTAAACTTTAAAGCTTCAGGCTCAAGGTGCACATATTCAAAATCCAAACCGATCACCTTGACATCATGCAAATGGTCTAAATAAGTGTCAAAATGCGCCCCCTCTTTGACCGGCTCCACAATAGCGAGCATCGTGTCTAGCATTTTTTCTAAATCTATGAGTTTGGTTTCCACATTGGTTTTAGCGAGTTTGGATTCCAAATAAGAATTATTAAAGTTGATATAGTCCTTTTCGCTCATGCTACCGGCTTTAACTTTTTCTTTAGCGATTTTGAGCTGCGAATAAAAGTTCGCTTCTCGTTGCACATACACCTGATACTTTTCCTTAGTCATCACATAAGTCAAATAAAGGCGTTTAGCGCCAATAAAAGCGAGATTTTTATTTAATTGATAACTTTTATCGTATTGAATGGTTTTAATAGAAAGGCTTTTGGATAAAAGCGAGCTCACCCATGGGAGCTTGGGTTTTACCATTAAAACGGTTCTGGGTTGCGCTTCTATAATGCCTTGGAAGTTTTTCACCATAGAAGTTTCATTATCAATATAGGGAAAATCCCATGCATTGATTGAACGCTGTTCGTTCAGACGGCTTTTAAAATCGGCTTTTTTACCGATCAACTCCATAGAATTGGTTTCTACTTCTTTAAAAAATTCTTGTAGGGTAAAGATTTTCGCATCAAGCGTGTCCACACTGCTTATTAAAAAAGTTACCCCCAAACAAAAACGCTGGACTTTGCGTTTGAAAGAATTAAATCGCAATTTCTTTAATATCCCCAATTTCCAAGAAACTTTGATACACATCCCACAAGAAATTTTTACGATTTTTTTGGATTTCTATATCTTTATCCATGACCAGCACGCTTTTAAAATATTCTTCTAAAGGTGCATGCAAACCAAAATAAGCCTCTATTTTGCTATCCAAATCCTCAAAAGTGCTTGTTTTGATCGCACTGAACGCTTCAAAAAGGGCATGCTCTTTTGGCTCTTTAAAAAGACGGGTAAAAAACTCGCTTGATTCGTTAGGGTTCCTGTCTTTATTGATATTGGCTAAGCGTTTGAAAGCACTAAAAAGCAACTCTTTTTTTTGAGCGTTCTTGGGATCGTCTAAAAAGCGTTTTAAAGCTTTGACTTTTTGAATGATTTTAACAATGTCTCGCTCGTTGGTGTTTAACACGCTCCTTATAATAGAGGGGTTACAATCTATTAGATTATTAAAGCGCTCCAGTAAAAACTTCTCTAAAATCTCTAAATCAAAGCCTTGATAAACGCCCACTTTTTCAAAGAGGTTTTTCAAATCCGCTTTCAAATCAAATCCTAACCCATAATGTGCGATGATTTTCAATAGCCCAAAACTCAAGCGCCTTAAAGCAAAAGGATCTTTAGATCCGCTAGGGATTTTACCCGCGCTAAAAAGAGAAAACAAGCCGTCTAATTTCAAGCTCAAAGCCACGATCGCGCTAAAAACGCTAGAAGGCAAGGGATCGTTTTCGCTTGCGGGCAAATACTGCTCTTTCACACTCAAGGCGACTAACTCGTTTTCGTTTTGTTTTAAAGCGTAGTAATAGCCCATGATCCCTTGAAGCTCGCTAAATTCATACACCACTTCACTGAGTAAATCCGCCTTAGCGATTTTAACGGCTCGGCCAACCAACTCAAGGGCTTTTTCTAAAGGCATGTTTAAAAATGAAGCGTATTTTTGCGTCAAGTATTGAGCGATGATGGCTTCTCGTTCCACTTTATCCTTTAAAGTCCCTAAACCTTGCACAAAAACCACGCTCTCTAGAGGGGCGTTATCTAAAGGCTTTTTGAGATCGTTTTCATAAAAGAAAACCGCATCGCTCAAACGGGCTTTTAAAACCTTTTGATTGCCTGCAATGATTTTTTGCTTGTCTTTACTGATAGCGTTACTCACCACAATAAAGCCGTTGTGTAATGTTGGGCTTTCTTCTTGGCTTTTTTGACTAAAGAGCGCAAAATAGCGTTGGTTTTCTTTCATGGAAGTGGTGATGATTTCACCGGGTAATTTTAAAAACGCCTTGTCAAACTCCCCTAAAAGCGCAGTGGGGTATTCAGTGATCGCTACAACCTCATCTAATAGATCCCTATCTATTTCTGCGATGATGCGATGCTTTTTTTCTAGCTCTTTAATTTCTTGTAAGATTTTAGCTTCGCGCTTTTTAGGGTCTAAAATGACATGGTTTTTTTCTAAAACTTCAAAATACGCTTTAGGGCTATTTACTGGGATAAAATCAAAACCCTCTTGTCGGTGCGCTTTTGTGGCTTGTTTGGTTTTAAAACCATACTCTTTAACTTCAATATCGTTAAAATTTTCCCCATTAAACAACACGCAAATATTGTGAATGGGTCTGATGAAGCTTTTTTCCACGCTACCCCAACGCATAGACTTTCCAAAATTCAAACCCTCTAAAAACTCTAATACAATGGGCATGATTAAATCTTTTGTAGGCTCTTTCGCATGGATTTTAGCGTGATAAAGCACTTCTTTATTGTTTTTAAACGCTGTTTGGAAATGCTGGTGATCTTTTAACCCTAATTTTTGATAAAACCCTAAACCTAACGCGTTCAACCCTTGCGTTTTATCTTTATTGTTGCATGCGATTTTAACGGGAGGCCCAAAAAATTCCTCTTTGGTTTCTTGGGTTAAAAGGGGAAAGTCTTTAACAGACAAACACAAACGCCTAGGGGTGTAAAAAATCTCTATATTTCGCGCTTCTAAAGCGCGCTTTTGAAAAAGAGCGTGGAGTTTTTTAGGCATTTCTTTATATTCATTCAATAACGCTTGTGCGGGCAATTCTTCAACTAAAATCTCTACTAACAACTCATCTGAATGCAAAACCTCAATTCTCCCTAAAAAACAAAATCACTTTTAAGACTAAATCATGTTAGAATTATACTTGAATTTATTCTTTCTTAATACAAAAGGCAGGCGTTTTGAAACATTTAACCCCACTCACTCACACCATCTTTAAAGCCTTATTGCTAGGCACAGCCTTAAGCGCATCTTTAAGTTTAGTTGCAGCAGAAAGCTCCGCTAAAACAGAGTCTAAGCCTGCTAAAGGGGTTAAAAACAAGCCCAAATCGCCCGTTACTAAAGTCATGATGACGAACTGCGACAATATTAAGGATTTTAATGCTAAGCAAAAAGAAGTCTTAAAGTTTGCTTATCAATTCGGATCTAAGGAAAATTTAGGCTATGAAATGGCAGGTATTGCATGGAAAGAGTCATGCGCAGGGGTTTATAAAATCAATTTTTCGGATCCGAGTGCGGGCGTGTATCATTCTTATATCCCAAGCGTTCTAAAAAGCTATGGGCATAATAACAGCCCCTTTTTGCGTAATGTGATGGGGGAGTTGCTCATTAAAGACGATGCGTTTGCTTCTGAAGTGGCTTTAAAAGAGTTGCTCTATTGGAAAACACGCTACCATGACAATCTAAAAGACATGATTAAATCTTACAACAAGGGCAGTCGTTGGGAAAGGAGCGAAAAATCTAACGCCGAAGCTGAAAAATATTATGAAGAGATACAAGACAGGATCAGGCGTTTGAAAGAATCTAAAATCTTTGATTCGCAGTCCGGTAATGACCAAGAATTGCAAAAAAGCGCTAATAGCAACCTGGATTTAGACCCTATCGGCAATACCATGCCCCAAACTTTAGCTAAAATAGAGACTAAAGAAACTCAAACAGAGAAAACCCAAGCAGAAAAATCCCAAGAAATGAAAGAGGCAACTAGCGATCAAACAACTAGCAAACCAGAAAAAGCAAAGGATAAACCCATGTATTTGGCTCAAATCAACAACACTGATTTTACACCCGCTAAAAAAAGCCCTCAAAAACCGGCTAAAGTGATTCAAAAACGCCCCCCCAAGAATAACATTAAAAATAATATAAAAAGCAACGCCAAAACCGCTTCCAAAAATAAAGAAGTGTGCAAAAATTGCTCTCCAGGGCAAAGAAATGCGATTTTAGCCAACCACATTACTCTCATGCAAGAGCTTTAAAAAGTCCTAAAAATGGCACAAAAAACTCTTCTGATTATCACTGATGGCATTGGGTATCGTAAAGATAGCGATCATAACGCTTTCTTCCATGCTAAAAAACCCACTTATGACTTGATGTTTAAAACCTTGCCTTATAGCCTAATTGATACGCATGGCTTGAGCGTGGGCTTACCTAAGGGGCAAATGGGAAATTCTGAAGTGGGGCATATGTGTATTGGGGCTGGTAGGGTGCTGTATCAAGATTTAGTTAAAATTTCTTTAAGCCTTCAAAACGACGGATTAAAAAACAACCCCGCTTTTTTAAACACGATCCAAAAAAGCAAGGTGGTACACCTTATGGGTTTAATGAGCGATGGAGGCGTGCATTCACACATTGAACATTTTATCGCTTTGGCTTTAGAGTGTGAAAAATTCCATAAGAAGGTCTGTCTGCATTTAATCACCGATGGGCGCGATGTTGCTCCTAAAAGTGCTTTAACTTATTTAAAACAAATGCAAAATATCTGCAATGAAAACATTCAAATCGCTACCATAAGCGGTCGTTTTTATGCCATGGATAGGGACAAGCGCTTTGAAAGGGTTGAGCTTGCGTATCATAGCTTAATGGGGCTTAATAACACGCCTTTAAGCCCTAGCGAGTATATCCAAAGCCAGTATGATAAAAATATTACCGATGAATTCATTGTACCCGCTTGCTTTAAAAATTATTACGGCTTACAAGATGATGAAAGCTTTATTTTTATCAATTTCAGGAATGATAGGGTCAGAGAAATCGTGAGCGCTTTAGGCCAAAAGGAATTCAGTGGCTTTAAGCACCAAGCTTTTAAAAAACTCCATATCGCTACCATGACGCCTTATGATAACACTTTCCCCTACCCTATTTTATTCCCCAAAGAAAGCGTTCAAAACACGCTCGCTGAAGTGGTCTCTCAACATAACCTAACCCAAAGTCATATCGCTGAAACTGAAAAATACGCGCATGTAACCTTTTTCATCAATGGCGGAGTGGAGGCACCTTTTAAAAATGAAAACCGGGTGCTTATCCAAAGCCCAAAAGTTACCACTTATGATTTAAAGCCTGAAATGAGCGCTAAAGAAGTGACCCTTGCGGTGTTAGAGCAAATGAAACTAGGCACGGATTTGATTATTGTGAATTTT
This region of Helicobacter pylori genomic DNA includes:
- the gpmI gene encoding 2,3-bisphosphoglycerate-independent phosphoglycerate mutase, whose product is MAQKTLLIITDGIGYRKDSDHNAFFHAKKPTYDLMFKTLPYSLIDTHGLSVGLPKGQMGNSEVGHMCIGAGRVLYQDLVKISLSLQNDGLKNNPAFLNTIQKSKVVHLMGLMSDGGVHSHIEHFIALALECEKFHKKVCLHLITDGRDVAPKSALTYLKQMQNICNENIQIATISGRFYAMDRDKRFERVELAYHSLMGLNNTPLSPSEYIQSQYDKNITDEFIVPACFKNYYGLQDDESFIFINFRNDRVREIVSALGQKEFSGFKHQAFKKLHIATMTPYDNTFPYPILFPKESVQNTLAEVVSQHNLTQSHIAETEKYAHVTFFINGGVEAPFKNENRVLIQSPKVTTYDLKPEMSAKEVTLAVLEQMKLGTDLIIVNFANGDMVGHTGNFEASIKAVEAVDACLGEILSLAKKLDYAMLLTSDHGNCERMKDENQNPLTNHTAGSVYCFVLGNGVKSIKNGALNNIASSVLKLMGIKAPATMDEPLF
- a CDS encoding TolC family protein, with product MRFNSFKRKVQRFCLGVTFLISSVDTLDAKIFTLQEFFKEVETNSMELIGKKADFKSRLNEQRSINAWDFPYIDNETSMVKNFQGIIEAQPRTVLMVKPKLPWVSSLLSKSLSIKTIQYDKSYQLNKNLAFIGAKRLYLTYVMTKEKYQVYVQREANFYSQLKIAKEKVKAGSMSEKDYINFNNSYLESKLAKTNVETKLIDLEKMLDTMLAIVEPVKEGAHFDTYLDHLHDVKVIGLDFEYVHLEPEALKFKLDRSLYVDILDLTAKDYQVNAKLATRGVFNEFEFGIGAESYNSSTNLSVEVRIPLPVTPKNIYQKRKFLDLQSGTLAQNEVMKRNIRINANSYLNQLKTKEAYIETQKEAIANKKRLMEMGRIAYESQKIGLFEYLIYQNSYMDALITLAEAKIEYIDISALLEETLGESLTRLGELH
- the glyS gene encoding glycine--tRNA ligase subunit beta, translating into MHSDELLVEILVEELPAQALLNEYKEMPKKLHALFQKRALEARNIEIFYTPRRLCLSVKDFPLLTQETKEEFFGPPVKIACNNKDKTQGLNALGLGFYQKLGLKDHQHFQTAFKNNKEVLYHAKIHAKEPTKDLIMPIVLEFLEGLNFGKSMRWGSVEKSFIRPIHNICVLFNGENFNDIEVKEYGFKTKQATKAHRQEGFDFIPVNSPKAYFEVLEKNHVILDPKKREAKILQEIKELEKKHRIIAEIDRDLLDEVVAITEYPTALLGEFDKAFLKLPGEIITTSMKENQRYFALFSQKSQEESPTLHNGFIVVSNAISKDKQKIIAGNQKVLKARLSDAVFFYENDLKKPLDNAPLESVVFVQGLGTLKDKVEREAIIAQYLTQKYASFLNMPLEKALELVGRAVKIAKADLLSEVVYEFSELQGIMGYYYALKQNENELVALSVKEQYLPASENDPLPSSVFSAIVALSLKLDGLFSLFSAGKIPSGSKDPFALRRLSFGLLKIIAHYGLGFDLKADLKNLFEKVGVYQGFDLEILEKFLLERFNNLIDCNPSIIRSVLNTNERDIVKIIQKVKALKRFLDDPKNAQKKELLFSAFKRLANINKDRNPNESSEFFTRLFKEPKEHALFEAFSAIKTSTFEDLDSKIEAYFGLHAPLEEYFKSVLVMDKDIEIQKNRKNFLWDVYQSFLEIGDIKEIAI